In one window of Rhodopseudomonas palustris HaA2 DNA:
- the clpS gene encoding ATP-dependent Clp protease adapter ClpS — MSNVVTKPTAKAKPKLERPKLYKVILVNDDFTPRDFVVMILKSEFRMTEEQAYKVMLTAHQRGVCVVAVFTKDIAETKATRATDAGRAKGYPLLFTTEPEE, encoded by the coding sequence ATGAGCAACGTCGTCACCAAGCCGACAGCCAAGGCCAAGCCGAAGCTGGAACGGCCGAAACTGTACAAGGTGATTCTCGTCAACGACGACTTCACGCCGCGCGATTTCGTGGTGATGATCCTCAAGTCCGAGTTCCGCATGACCGAGGAACAGGCGTACAAAGTCATGCTGACCGCGCATCAGCGCGGCGTCTGCGTGGTGGCGGTGTTCACCAAGGACATCGCCGAGACCAAGGCCACCCGCGCCACCGACGCCGGCCGCGCCAAGGGCTATCCGCTGCTGTTCACCACCGAGCCGGAGGAGTAG
- a CDS encoding anti-sigma factor family protein: MTDPEIPVTEDELHAYVDGELPAERRGDVEAWLATHPADAERVASWRAMAEALHARYDRVLDEPVPPRLQLARLESPPRRWIAGAIAATLAAFIAGGGAGWFAHGAAATPNAFRSFTVDALDAHRLYVVEVRHPVEVEGSERAHLQQWLSKRVGYPVKAPELEGSGLKLIGGRLLPGPDAPAAFLMYESANGERFTLYTSRADTDTTQMRYASDHRDGAMFWADRGVGYVLSGPIDKERLRQVAQQVYAQTDSNGG; encoded by the coding sequence ATGACTGACCCCGAGATCCCCGTGACCGAAGACGAACTGCACGCCTATGTCGACGGCGAACTGCCGGCCGAGCGGCGCGGCGACGTCGAGGCTTGGCTGGCGACGCATCCGGCGGACGCCGAACGCGTCGCGTCGTGGCGCGCGATGGCCGAGGCGCTGCACGCCCGCTACGACCGGGTGCTCGACGAGCCGGTGCCGCCGCGGCTGCAACTCGCCCGGCTGGAGAGCCCACCGCGACGCTGGATCGCCGGCGCCATCGCGGCGACGCTGGCGGCGTTCATCGCCGGCGGCGGCGCGGGCTGGTTCGCACACGGCGCGGCGGCAACGCCGAACGCCTTCCGCAGCTTCACCGTCGATGCGCTCGATGCGCACCGGCTCTACGTCGTCGAGGTTCGCCACCCCGTCGAGGTCGAGGGCTCCGAACGCGCACATCTGCAGCAATGGCTGTCGAAGCGCGTCGGTTATCCGGTCAAGGCGCCCGAACTCGAAGGCAGTGGGCTGAAGCTGATCGGCGGGCGGCTGCTGCCCGGGCCCGACGCCCCGGCGGCGTTCCTGATGTACGAGAGCGCCAACGGCGAGCGCTTCACGCTGTACACCTCCCGTGCCGATACCGACACGACGCAGATGCGCTACGCCAGCGATCACCGCGACGGCGCGATGTTCTGGGCCGATCGCGGCGTCGGCTACGTGCTGTCGGGTCCGATCGACAAAGAGCGACTGCGCCAGGTGGCGCAGCAGGTCTACGCGCAGACCGACAGCAACGGCGGTTAG
- the fabI gene encoding enoyl-ACP reductase FabI, with translation MVTGSGLMQGKRGVILGVANNRSIAWGIAKACRAHGAEIALTWQGDALKKRVMPLAAELDGILVGHCDVTDPATIDAVFDELKAKWGKIDFVVHAIAFSDKDQLDGRYVETTADNFSKTMLISCYSLTAIAQRAEKLMPDGGSILTLTYYGAEKWMPHYNVMGVAKAALEASVRYLAADLGEKNIRVNAISAGPIKTLAASGIGDFRYILKWNEYNSPMRRTVTIEEVGDSALYFLSGLSRGVTGEIHHVDSGYHVVGMKRPDAPDISLAKD, from the coding sequence ATGGTGACCGGTTCGGGTCTGATGCAAGGCAAGCGTGGGGTGATTCTGGGCGTGGCCAACAACCGCTCGATCGCCTGGGGCATCGCCAAGGCCTGCCGCGCCCATGGCGCGGAGATCGCGCTGACCTGGCAGGGCGACGCGCTGAAGAAGCGGGTGATGCCGCTGGCGGCCGAACTCGACGGCATTTTGGTCGGGCATTGCGACGTCACCGATCCGGCCACCATCGATGCGGTGTTCGACGAACTGAAGGCGAAATGGGGCAAGATCGACTTCGTCGTCCATGCCATCGCGTTCTCCGACAAGGACCAGCTCGACGGCCGTTATGTCGAGACCACCGCCGACAACTTCTCCAAGACGATGCTGATCTCGTGCTATTCGCTGACCGCGATCGCGCAGCGCGCCGAGAAGCTGATGCCGGACGGCGGCTCGATCCTGACGCTGACCTATTACGGCGCCGAGAAGTGGATGCCGCATTACAACGTGATGGGCGTCGCCAAGGCCGCGCTCGAAGCCAGCGTGCGTTACCTCGCGGCCGATCTCGGCGAGAAGAACATCCGCGTCAACGCGATCTCGGCCGGCCCGATCAAGACGCTGGCGGCGTCGGGCATCGGCGACTTCCGCTACATCCTGAAATGGAACGAATACAATTCGCCGATGCGGCGCACGGTGACGATCGAGGAGGTCGGCGACAGCGCGCTGTATTTCCTGTCCGGCCTGTCGCGCGGCGTCACCGGCGAAATCCACCACGTCGATTCCGGCTACCACGTCGTCGGCATGAAGCGCCCCGACGCGCCGGACATTTCGCTGGCGAAGGACTGA
- a CDS encoding DUF1194 domain-containing protein, with protein MRWWVSIGAAVAVVTAAGMVAGLAAPNRTAPIADRSDGAKEVDVELILAVDVSYSMDVDELAVQREGYAEALRSPDFLKTLKTGPNGRIAVTYFEWAAAGDQKIILAWQLIDGPESADAVAAEIMKAPLRRASRTSISGAIAFAVPLFDQNPYHGLRRVIDISGDGPNNNGEPVTLARDAAVGKGIVINGLPIMVKEPSYSTMDIENLDYYYEDCVIGGPGAFVVTIKDRAKFKEAIHTKLVMEVAGLPPPARIVPAADKEQTPRVSCLAGEKIWQDRWGR; from the coding sequence ATGCGCTGGTGGGTCTCGATCGGAGCGGCTGTTGCCGTCGTTACTGCGGCCGGCATGGTCGCGGGCCTGGCGGCGCCGAACCGGACGGCGCCGATTGCCGACCGGTCCGACGGCGCCAAAGAGGTCGACGTCGAGTTGATACTCGCCGTCGACGTCTCCTACTCGATGGATGTCGACGAACTCGCGGTGCAGCGCGAGGGCTATGCCGAGGCGCTGCGCTCCCCGGATTTTCTCAAGACGCTGAAGACCGGGCCGAACGGCCGCATCGCCGTGACCTATTTCGAATGGGCCGCCGCCGGCGATCAGAAGATCATCCTCGCCTGGCAGTTGATCGACGGCCCGGAATCCGCCGACGCGGTCGCGGCCGAGATCATGAAAGCGCCGCTGCGGCGGGCGTCGCGCACCTCGATCTCCGGGGCGATCGCTTTCGCGGTGCCGCTGTTCGATCAGAACCCGTATCACGGCCTGCGCCGCGTCATCGACATCTCCGGCGACGGCCCCAACAACAACGGCGAACCGGTGACGCTGGCGCGCGACGCCGCGGTCGGGAAGGGCATCGTCATCAACGGCCTGCCGATCATGGTCAAGGAGCCGTCCTACTCGACCATGGATATCGAGAATCTGGATTATTACTACGAGGATTGCGTGATCGGCGGGCCGGGCGCGTTCGTGGTGACGATCAAGGACCGCGCCAAGTTCAAGGAGGCGATCCACACCAAACTGGTGATGGAAGTCGCCGGCCTGCCGCCACCCGCGCGCATCGTGCCGGCGGCCGACAAGGAGCAGACCCCGCGGGTGTCGTGCCTGGCCGGCGAGAAGATCTGGCAGGATCGCTGGGGGCGTTAG
- the aroC gene encoding chorismate synthase, whose product MSFNTFGHMFRVTTFGESHGVAIGCVVDGCPPLIPLTEADIQGDLDRRRPGQSRFTTQRQEADQVKILSGVMAHPETGVQVTTGTPIALLIENTDQRSKDYSEIQNKFRPGHADFTYEAKYGIRDYRGGGRSSARETATRVAAGAVARKVIAGMTVRGALVQIGPHQIDRDKWDWAEIGNNPFFCPDKDKAAFFADYLDGIRKSGSSIGAVIEVVAEGVPAGLGAPIYAKLDTDLAAALMSINAVKGVEIGDGFATAALTGEENADEMRMGNAGPQFLSNHAGGILGGISTGQPVVARFAVKPTSSILSPRKTIDRAGHDTDILTKGRHDPCVGIRAVPVGEAMVACVLADHLLRHRGQVG is encoded by the coding sequence ATGTCGTTCAATACCTTCGGCCACATGTTTCGTGTCACCACGTTCGGCGAAAGCCACGGGGTGGCGATCGGCTGCGTGGTCGACGGCTGTCCGCCGCTGATCCCGCTGACCGAGGCCGACATCCAGGGCGACCTCGACCGCCGCCGGCCGGGGCAGTCGCGCTTCACCACGCAGCGCCAGGAAGCCGACCAGGTGAAGATCCTGTCCGGCGTGATGGCGCATCCGGAGACCGGCGTGCAGGTCACCACCGGGACGCCGATCGCGCTCTTGATCGAGAACACCGACCAGCGCTCCAAGGATTATTCCGAGATCCAGAACAAGTTTCGGCCCGGCCATGCCGACTTCACCTATGAGGCGAAATACGGCATCCGCGACTATCGCGGCGGCGGCCGCTCCTCGGCGCGCGAGACCGCGACCCGCGTCGCCGCCGGCGCGGTGGCGCGCAAGGTGATCGCCGGCATGACCGTGCGCGGCGCGCTGGTGCAGATCGGCCCGCACCAGATCGACCGCGACAAATGGGACTGGGCCGAGATCGGCAACAACCCGTTCTTCTGCCCCGACAAGGACAAGGCGGCGTTCTTCGCCGATTATCTCGACGGCATCCGCAAGAGCGGCTCGTCGATCGGCGCGGTGATCGAAGTGGTCGCCGAAGGCGTGCCCGCGGGCCTCGGCGCGCCGATCTACGCCAAGCTCGACACCGACCTCGCCGCGGCGCTGATGAGCATCAACGCGGTCAAGGGCGTCGAGATCGGCGACGGCTTCGCCACCGCGGCGCTGACCGGCGAGGAGAACGCTGACGAGATGCGGATGGGCAATGCCGGCCCGCAATTTCTGTCGAACCATGCGGGCGGCATTTTGGGCGGCATCTCCACGGGGCAGCCGGTGGTGGCGCGGTTCGCGGTGAAGCCGACCTCGTCGATCCTGTCGCCGCGCAAGACCATCGATCGCGCCGGCCACGACACCGATATCCTGACCAAGGGCCGCCACGACCCCTGCGTCGGCATCCGCGCGGTCCCGGTCGGCGAGGCGATGGTCGCCTGCGTGCTGGCCGATCATCTGCTGCGCCACCGCGGGCAGGTCGGCTAG
- a CDS encoding sigma-70 family RNA polymerase sigma factor — MNEFRDGVEAMIPALRRYARALARDTDIADDLVQDTLVRALRSEKLFLGGDLRSWLYTILTNLNRNRRRALARRPTLMPWTDTGADASGTEAEGGDIARALATLVEEQRAALLLVALEGLSYREVADIQGVPIGTVMSRLARARAHIRASLDGEKPMLRRVK; from the coding sequence ATGAACGAGTTTCGGGACGGGGTCGAGGCGATGATTCCGGCGTTGCGGCGATACGCCCGCGCGCTGGCGCGCGACACCGATATTGCCGACGATCTGGTGCAGGACACGCTGGTGCGGGCGCTGCGCTCGGAAAAGCTGTTTCTCGGCGGCGATTTGCGGAGCTGGCTGTACACCATTCTGACCAATCTCAACCGCAACCGCCGTCGCGCGCTGGCGCGTCGACCGACCTTGATGCCGTGGACCGATACCGGCGCCGACGCCAGCGGAACCGAGGCCGAGGGCGGCGATATCGCCCGTGCCTTGGCGACCCTGGTCGAGGAGCAGCGGGCGGCGCTGCTGCTGGTGGCGCTGGAAGGTCTGAGCTACCGCGAGGTCGCGGACATTCAGGGGGTGCCGATCGGCACCGTGATGTCCCGTCTCGCCCGCGCCCGCGCCCATATCCGCGCCAGCCTGGATGGCGAGAAGCCGATGCTGAGGCGGGTGAAATGA
- a CDS encoding adenylate/guanylate cyclase domain-containing protein, whose protein sequence is MQSQPFHDLIDWLIDGARSEAEPVAMMTRTCERLVAAGLPLHRVGVFVETLHPDIYGYGFVWRDGQGIVTSETTVDVESLEEYQRSPLKLMYDSGGEVRFRLDDPASRAYPFFDDMRGEGVTDYLALPLTFMDRSINGASFSTRRPGGFSDDELVALRRLTGPLARLIEVISLRAIATTLLDTYVGNRAGARILAGQIRRGHTDTMRTAIWLSDLRGFTALSDRLPPEVVVKLLNAYFDCQVGPILRNGGEVLKFMGDGLLAVFPIAADGGDEADVCARMLAAAHECRGTVAAMNYIEGNHIIEGFRFGVALHVGSVLYGNIGGGNRLDFTCIGPAVNLAARLERIAGRLGRTVVASSDFIGLCGEGFVELGEFPIDGLSHTERVYGLEVETLQAAEGL, encoded by the coding sequence ATGCAGTCACAACCATTTCACGACCTGATCGACTGGCTGATCGACGGCGCGCGCTCCGAGGCCGAGCCGGTCGCCATGATGACGCGCACCTGCGAGCGGCTGGTCGCGGCCGGGCTGCCGCTGCACCGTGTCGGCGTCTTCGTCGAAACGCTGCATCCGGACATCTATGGCTACGGCTTCGTCTGGCGCGACGGGCAGGGGATCGTCACCAGCGAAACCACGGTGGACGTCGAGAGCCTGGAAGAATATCAGCGCAGTCCGCTGAAGCTGATGTACGACAGCGGCGGCGAAGTCCGGTTTCGTCTCGACGACCCCGCCAGCAGGGCGTACCCGTTTTTCGACGATATGCGCGGCGAAGGCGTCACCGACTATCTGGCGCTGCCGCTGACTTTCATGGACCGCAGTATCAACGGCGCCAGCTTCAGCACGCGACGGCCGGGCGGTTTCAGCGACGACGAACTGGTCGCGTTGCGGCGGCTCACCGGGCCGCTGGCACGGCTGATCGAGGTGATCAGCCTGCGCGCGATCGCCACGACGCTGCTCGACACTTATGTCGGCAACCGTGCCGGCGCACGCATCCTCGCCGGCCAGATCCGGCGCGGCCACACCGACACCATGCGCACGGCGATCTGGCTGTCGGACCTGCGTGGTTTCACCGCGCTGTCGGACCGGCTGCCGCCGGAGGTCGTGGTCAAGCTGCTCAACGCTTACTTCGATTGCCAGGTCGGACCGATCCTGCGCAATGGCGGCGAGGTGCTGAAATTCATGGGCGACGGCCTGCTGGCGGTGTTTCCGATCGCCGCCGACGGCGGCGACGAAGCCGACGTCTGCGCCCGGATGCTCGCCGCCGCGCATGAATGCCGCGGCACCGTCGCGGCGATGAACTACATCGAGGGCAACCACATCATCGAGGGCTTCCGTTTCGGCGTCGCGCTGCATGTCGGCTCGGTGCTCTACGGCAATATCGGCGGCGGCAACCGGCTCGACTTCACCTGCATCGGGCCCGCCGTCAATCTCGCCGCCCGGCTGGAGCGGATCGCCGGACGGCTCGGCCGCACCGTCGTCGCCTCGTCGGATTTCATCGGCCTGTGCGGCGAGGGCTTCGTCGAACTCGGCGAGTTCCCGATCGACGGACTGTCGCACACCGAGCGGGTCTACGGTCTCGAAGTCGAGACGCTGCAGGCGGCGGAGGGATTGTAG